In Triticum urartu cultivar G1812 chromosome 6, Tu2.1, whole genome shotgun sequence, the following proteins share a genomic window:
- the LOC125516571 gene encoding uncharacterized protein LOC125516571 codes for MISVQDFCIFLVALLGWEWNLDADRCRQIVRRRLDSPDRQITPPPAQLPDDLIHYSILARLPFRLLLRLAPVCKAWRRLILHDPVFARVQAQCPSPASGVLARFHQGRLEVLTPGAAAAAVAPPDAGLSFFPVVGAHRQHLRLCSTTSGLLLVTTGSTFWVVNPATRAFRTVPYSGEGAFRACLAYDPATAHKESYHLVVPARANMELWRFWIFSFSSLSRGWRASWATVLMPPYGGVQPKALHLGGLSYWLCGRGDVLWYNYGADAAGKLLPPPPPPPPHGRKRPSSLVDGGGFMEGSRELVAWHGRIGMVSASPALLAVWALSSSPSASGNVSSPARWEMVHRRSWDDIPGMAPPASRFLWSVVPAGVDVGAEEVLGLAVRIGFTQRRRVGGGVDNENVWRREVLRYDMRTDATTTVAELVGKEKHDDFVVFGYHSSMASLY; via the coding sequence GGCTGGGAGTGGAACCTCGATGCAGACCGATGTCGACAGATAGTACGGCGGCGGCTGGATTCTCCGGACCGGCAGATCACGCCGCCGCCGGCGCAGCTGCCGGACGACCTGATCCACTACAGCATCCTCGCCCGCCTCCCCTTCCGGCTGCTCCTCCGCCTCGCCCCCGTCTGCAAGGCGTGGCGCCGCCTCATCCTCCACGACCCCGTCTTCGCCCGCGTGCAGGCGCAGTGCCCCTCGCCGGCCTCCGGCGTCCTCGCCCGCTTCCACCAGGGCCGGCTCGAGGTCCTCACCCCCGGGGCCgcggccgccgccgtcgccccgccgGACGCCGGCCTGTCCTTCTTCCCCGTCGTCGGCGCGCACCGGCAGCACCTCCGGCTCTGCTCTACCACGAGCGGCCTTCTTCTGGTCACCACCGGCAGCACCTTCTGGGTCGTCAACCCAGCGACGCGCGCGTTCCGCACCGTCCCCTACTCCGGCGAGGGCGCCTTCAGGGCGTGCCTCGCGTACGACCCGGCGACGGCGCACAAGGAAAGCTACCACCTCGTCGTCCCCGCCCGGGCAAACATGGAGCTGTGGAGGTTCTGGATCTTCTCCTTCTCGTCGCTCTCGCGCGGGTGGCGCGCGTCGTGGGCGACCGTGCTGATGCCGCCGTACGGCGGTGTGCAGCCCAAGGCTTTACACCTCGGCGGGCTCTCGTACTGGCTTTGCGGCCGGGGCGACGTGCTCTGGTACAACTACGGCGCCGACGCGGCGGGAAAGCTgctaccgccgccgccgccgccgccgccgcacgggAGGAAGAGGCCGTCCTCCCTGGTCGACGGAGGAGGGTTCATGGAGGGCAGCAGAGAGCTGGTGGCGTGGCACGGGCGGATCGGGATGGTGTCGGCGAGCCCCGCCCTGCTGGCCGTGTGGGCGCTGTCATCGTCACCCTCGGCCTCGGGCAATGTGTCGTCGCCGGCGCGGTGGGAGATGGTGCACCGGAGGAGCTGGGACGATATCCCTGGCATGGCGCCCCCCGCGTCGCGCTTCCTGTGGTCGGTGGTGCCGGCGGGAGTGGACGTCGGCGCGGAGGAGGTCTTGGGCCTGGCGGTGCGGATCGGGTTCACGCAGCGCCGCCGAGTGGGTGGCGGAGTTGACAACGAGAATGTGTGGCGTCGCGAGGTGTTGCGGTACGACATGCGTACCGACGCCACGACCACGGTGGCGGAGCTGGTCGGGAAGGAGAAGCACGACGACTTCGTGGTCTTCGGCTACCACTCCAGCATGGCGTCATTGTACTAG